The proteins below are encoded in one region of Misgurnus anguillicaudatus chromosome 24, ASM2758022v2, whole genome shotgun sequence:
- the LOC129438636 gene encoding stonustoxin subunit beta-like, whose translation MIPGIGNSTEVIPNPEPRTREEFLQYSLRLTPDTNTLSNHLRLERNKVIVFTDTDQQYPDNSERFGCCQVLCRERVCGRSYWEINWSDAVHIAVSYKSIHRQELGHGSDFGRNDQSWRLYCSDSRFSFCHNNEWTNLPVVSSSFRIGVYVDHSAGILSFYSVSDTQMTLIHSIHTTFTQPLYPGFALVSIHSKVTLCDPTI comes from the exons atGATCCCTGGTATAG GTAATAGCACAGAGGTTATTCCCAACCCCGAACCCAGGACCAGAGAAGAGTTCCTCCAGT ATTCCCTTCGTCTGACGCCGGATACAAACACGCTGTCTAACCACCTTCGGCTGGAGAGAAACAAAGTGATCGTGTTTACTGACACAGACCAGCAGTATCCTGATAATTCAGAAAGATTTGGTTGTTGTCAGGTGTTGTGTCGAGAGCGCGTGTGTGGACGCTCTTACTGGGAGATTAACTGGAGTGATGCTGTGCATATAGCAGTGTCATATAAAAGCATCCATAGGCAGGAATTAGGTCATGGGAGTGATTTTGGGCGTAATGATCAGTCCTGGAGATTGTACTGCTCTGACTCCAgattttcattttgtcataataaCGAATGGACAAATCTCCCTGTAGTGTCCAGTTCTTTCAGAATTGGAGTGTATGTGGATCACAGTGCAGGAATTTTGTCTTTCTACAGCGTCTCTGACACACAAATGACCCTCATCCACAGCATCCACACCACTTTTACTCAACCTCTCTATCCTGGGTTTGCATTGGTTTCCATTCATTCTAAAGTTACGCTCTGTGATCCAACAATATAG